The following are encoded together in the Hemicordylus capensis ecotype Gifberg chromosome 4, rHemCap1.1.pri, whole genome shotgun sequence genome:
- the C4H1orf146 gene encoding protein SPO16 homolog isoform X1 has product MAESGGQEKARWITTVIMSSSFQGSDISMCLQNQQHRVRFSDTVEHGSIIFSLSGVAFLLADAQDLFFTDQELILLFDRTKKFMTIHRNGFLLLSAALHGPKEWDVMFRIQQRFLGSNLRILPVHNTAEAIKLMLIIAKTTSKPHLDSIRFRMAMAKTQIVEQSPVWKMLQSQLDCSVSSIN; this is encoded by the exons ATGGCTGAAAGTGGTGGGCAAGAGAAGGCGCGGTGGATTACAACAGTAATTATGAGTTCATCTTTTCAG ggtagtgacatTTCAATGTGTCTTCAAAACCAACAACACAGAGTTCGATTTTCAGATACAGTGGAACATGGATCcattattttctctctttctg GTGTTGCATTTTTATTGGCTGATGCTCAAGATTTGTTTTTCACAGACCAAGAACTGATTCTGCTTTTTGATAGAACAAAGAAGTTCATGACCATTCATAGGAATGGCTTTTTGCTTTTGTCAGCAGCCCTTCATGGACCAAAAGAATGGGATGTAATGTTCAGAATTCAGCAGag GTTCCTAGGCAGTAATTTACGAATACTTCCAGTTCACAATACTGCTGAAGCTATTAAGCTCATGCTGATTATAGCAAAG ACCACTTCAAAACCACACTTGGACAGCATTCGTTTTAGAATGGCAATGGCAAAGACACAGATTGTAGAACAAAGCCCTGTTTGGAAAATGCTTCAGAGCCAACTGGACTGTAGTGTCTCAAGCATCAACTAA
- the C4H1orf146 gene encoding protein SPO16 homolog isoform X2, with amino-acid sequence MAESGGQEKARWITTVIMSSSFQGSDISMCLQNQQHRVRFSDTVEHGSIIFSLSDQELILLFDRTKKFMTIHRNGFLLLSAALHGPKEWDVMFRIQQRFLGSNLRILPVHNTAEAIKLMLIIAKTTSKPHLDSIRFRMAMAKTQIVEQSPVWKMLQSQLDCSVSSIN; translated from the exons ATGGCTGAAAGTGGTGGGCAAGAGAAGGCGCGGTGGATTACAACAGTAATTATGAGTTCATCTTTTCAG ggtagtgacatTTCAATGTGTCTTCAAAACCAACAACACAGAGTTCGATTTTCAGATACAGTGGAACATGGATCcattattttctctctttctg ACCAAGAACTGATTCTGCTTTTTGATAGAACAAAGAAGTTCATGACCATTCATAGGAATGGCTTTTTGCTTTTGTCAGCAGCCCTTCATGGACCAAAAGAATGGGATGTAATGTTCAGAATTCAGCAGag GTTCCTAGGCAGTAATTTACGAATACTTCCAGTTCACAATACTGCTGAAGCTATTAAGCTCATGCTGATTATAGCAAAG ACCACTTCAAAACCACACTTGGACAGCATTCGTTTTAGAATGGCAATGGCAAAGACACAGATTGTAGAACAAAGCCCTGTTTGGAAAATGCTTCAGAGCCAACTGGACTGTAGTGTCTCAAGCATCAACTAA